From a single Granulicella aggregans genomic region:
- a CDS encoding efflux RND transporter periplasmic adaptor subunit, which translates to MNNLDGTNTDMTSSAGQSAQGGSLTTPPARGLTRGTWIGLIVVVIVLAAVVVFGIASRSRDKSVLETENQQSSVSTVEIVHPTGSAMTDEIALPGNTQAFIDTPIYSRTSGYLKAWYFDIGAHVRKGQLMAQIETPELDQQLQVAQADLKSSQANLDLAETTAARYQNLLKTNSVSKQETDVATSDEAAKRAARDASQANVRRLTQLQSFENIYAPFDGIVTARNTDVGALIEAGANTVPKELFHLAAIGKIRVFVAVPEAYSASIRNDTEATLTLDEYPGQNFVGQVARNSSQIDQASRTLNVEVDIDNAKGLLLPGAYVFVHFKVPQHSTSLTLPSNTLIFRSQGLQVATVVGDKVHLVPVKIGNDMGATVEIASGLQPSDKVIIDPSDSIADGQQVHIADPKAAAPEGAK; encoded by the coding sequence ATGAACAACCTGGACGGAACCAACACAGACATGACCAGCTCCGCCGGACAGTCGGCGCAGGGCGGATCACTGACCACTCCGCCCGCCCGTGGCCTCACCCGTGGCACATGGATCGGCCTCATCGTCGTTGTGATTGTGCTCGCAGCCGTCGTCGTCTTCGGCATCGCTTCGCGTTCGCGCGATAAGTCTGTCCTCGAGACCGAGAACCAGCAGTCCTCGGTCTCCACGGTGGAGATCGTCCATCCCACCGGCTCCGCCATGACCGACGAGATCGCCCTCCCCGGCAACACCCAGGCCTTCATCGACACGCCCATCTACTCCCGCACCAGCGGCTACCTGAAGGCGTGGTACTTCGACATCGGCGCCCACGTCCGCAAGGGCCAGCTCATGGCCCAGATCGAGACTCCTGAACTCGACCAGCAACTGCAGGTCGCACAGGCCGATCTCAAGAGTTCGCAAGCCAACCTCGATCTCGCCGAGACCACCGCCGCTCGCTACCAGAACCTGCTCAAGACCAACTCCGTCTCCAAGCAGGAGACCGACGTCGCCACCAGCGACGAAGCCGCCAAGCGTGCCGCCCGCGACGCCTCTCAGGCCAACGTCCGCCGCCTCACCCAGCTCCAGTCGTTCGAGAACATCTACGCTCCCTTCGATGGCATCGTCACCGCGCGTAACACCGACGTCGGCGCGCTCATCGAGGCCGGTGCCAACACCGTCCCCAAGGAGCTCTTCCACCTCGCCGCCATCGGCAAGATCCGCGTCTTCGTCGCCGTCCCCGAGGCCTACTCCGCCTCCATCCGCAACGACACTGAGGCGACCCTCACCCTAGACGAGTACCCCGGCCAGAACTTTGTCGGCCAGGTGGCCCGCAACTCCAGCCAGATCGACCAGGCCTCCCGCACCCTGAACGTTGAAGTCGACATCGACAACGCCAAGGGCCTGCTCCTGCCCGGAGCCTACGTCTTCGTCCACTTCAAGGTGCCGCAGCACTCCACCAGCCTGACCCTGCCCTCGAACACGCTGATCTTCCGCAGCCAGGGTCTTCAGGTCGCCACGGTCGTCGGCGATAAGGTCCACCTCGTCCCGGTCAAGATCGGCAACGACATGGGCGCAACGGTCGAGATCGCCTCCGGCCTCCAGCCCTCCGACAAGGTCATCATCGACCCCTCCGACTCCATCGCCGACGGCCAGCAGGTTCACATCGCCGACCCCAAGGCCGCCGCACCCGAAGGGGCCAAGTAA
- a CDS encoding bactofilin family protein: protein MWKPNQPGTGAPAAPEPVRGAMPPAMEPTPTRPASPTPAGIPAAATGEQATIGKSLVIKGEVSGSESLFIDGKIEGAINLPGNRVTVGRNGQVAANIMAREVVVLGKVRGNVHASDRIDIRSEGSLTGDVIAARISIEDGAFFKGGIDIRKPGAEGAKGGAAAAAPVAEQIPVTV, encoded by the coding sequence ATGTGGAAACCGAATCAGCCTGGAACCGGCGCACCTGCAGCACCTGAACCCGTACGGGGCGCTATGCCCCCGGCGATGGAACCCACCCCGACGCGTCCCGCGTCCCCGACACCGGCTGGCATCCCCGCAGCTGCAACCGGCGAACAGGCGACGATCGGCAAGTCGCTGGTGATCAAGGGCGAGGTCTCGGGCTCCGAGTCGCTCTTCATCGACGGCAAGATCGAAGGCGCGATCAACCTCCCTGGCAACCGCGTGACGGTTGGCCGGAACGGGCAAGTTGCGGCCAACATCATGGCTCGCGAAGTCGTCGTCCTGGGCAAGGTGCGCGGCAACGTGCATGCCAGCGACCGTATCGACATTCGCAGCGAAGGCTCGCTGACCGGCGACGTGATTGCGGCAAGGATCTCGATTGAGGATGGCGCGTTCTTCAAGGGCGGCATCGACATTCGTAAGCCTGGGGCGGAAGGTGCCAAGGGCGGCGCGGCTGCGGCTGCTCCGGTGGCCGAGCAGATTCCGGTTACTGTTTAG
- a CDS encoding YeiH family protein, whose product MSTSTSLPDLRESYPPHAPHAVPEQKTSLLGLIPGILLLFVVGYAGKFVEHAINAWAKADHIPFPNIEYVMWAIIFGIFIANTVGLPKIFRPGVATYEFWLKAGIILLGARFLLGDILKLGGISLVLVAIAFTLSLAFMTWLCHAFKLGDKLTTLLAVGSSVCGVSAIIATQGSIDADEQDTSTAIAAILALGAISLFAFPAIGHALHMSDHAYGIWAGLAVDNTAEATAAGALYSDTAGKFAVLAKTCRNALIGFVVLGYAIAWARKGLASAANQAQLQNKAAFLWAKFPKFVLGFILISLLATLGTLDPKLYPHLAAYASFGFNKAQLLALGNLSRWAFLLTFAGVGLRTNLRDLFKQGARPFLVGALGEVAIAAITLALVLGADHLYHL is encoded by the coding sequence ATGTCCACCTCCACTTCTCTGCCCGACCTGCGCGAGTCCTATCCGCCGCACGCCCCCCACGCCGTCCCCGAGCAGAAGACCTCGCTCCTGGGCCTCATCCCCGGCATCCTTCTCCTCTTTGTCGTCGGCTACGCCGGCAAGTTCGTCGAGCACGCCATCAACGCCTGGGCCAAGGCGGACCACATCCCCTTCCCCAACATCGAGTACGTCATGTGGGCCATCATCTTCGGCATCTTCATCGCCAACACCGTTGGCCTGCCAAAGATCTTCCGCCCCGGCGTCGCCACCTACGAGTTCTGGCTCAAGGCCGGCATCATCCTGCTCGGTGCGCGCTTCCTGCTCGGCGACATCCTCAAACTCGGCGGCATCTCCCTCGTCCTCGTCGCCATCGCGTTCACGCTGTCGTTGGCTTTCATGACCTGGCTCTGCCACGCCTTCAAACTTGGCGACAAGCTCACCACGCTCCTCGCCGTCGGCTCGTCGGTCTGCGGCGTCTCCGCCATCATCGCGACGCAGGGCTCGATCGACGCCGATGAGCAGGACACCTCTACCGCCATCGCCGCCATCCTCGCACTCGGCGCCATCAGCCTCTTCGCCTTCCCCGCCATCGGCCATGCCCTCCACATGTCCGACCACGCCTACGGCATCTGGGCCGGCCTCGCCGTCGACAACACCGCCGAAGCCACCGCCGCCGGCGCTCTCTACTCCGACACCGCCGGCAAATTCGCCGTCCTGGCCAAGACCTGCCGCAACGCGCTGATCGGCTTCGTCGTCCTCGGCTACGCCATCGCATGGGCGCGCAAGGGTCTCGCCTCTGCCGCGAACCAGGCGCAGCTCCAGAACAAGGCCGCCTTCCTCTGGGCCAAGTTCCCCAAGTTCGTCCTCGGCTTCATCCTGATCTCGCTGCTCGCCACCCTCGGTACGCTCGACCCCAAACTCTACCCCCACCTCGCCGCTTACGCCTCGTTCGGCTTCAACAAAGCGCAGCTCCTCGCTCTAGGCAACCTCTCCCGCTGGGCCTTCCTGCTCACCTTTGCCGGCGTAGGCCTCCGCACCAACCTCCGCGACCTCTTCAAGCAAGGTGCAAGGCCGTTCCTCGTCGGAGCACTCGGCGAGGTCGCCATCGCTGCCATCACCCTGGCCTTGGTCTTAGGAGCAGACCACCTCTACCACCTCTGA
- a CDS encoding alpha/beta fold hydrolase: protein MITYNYATVRNQKIFYREAGDPAAPTIVLLHGFPTSSHMFRDLIPQLEDKFHIIAPDFPGFGYSDAPSASTFTYTFDNLAAYIDELLFTTLDLTKFTIYVQDYGAPVGYRIAAAHPEAITGIIVQNGNAYAEGIGAGFDPLKTLWANRTPENEAATRTAMLSFETTRFQYTHGTKNPAAISPDSYTLDQYFLDRPGNAEIQIDLAYDYQNNLKHYPTWQAFFRNYQPPTLIVWGQNDPFFTVEGAKAYLRDIPKAELNLIDTGHFALEEESHFIAEKIRTFFAA, encoded by the coding sequence ATGATCACCTACAACTACGCCACCGTCCGCAACCAGAAGATCTTCTACCGCGAAGCCGGAGACCCAGCCGCTCCCACCATCGTCCTGCTCCACGGATTCCCCACCTCTTCGCACATGTTTCGCGACCTCATCCCCCAGCTCGAGGATAAGTTTCATATCATCGCCCCGGATTTTCCCGGCTTCGGCTACAGCGACGCTCCCTCTGCCTCGACCTTCACCTACACCTTCGACAATCTCGCCGCCTACATCGATGAACTCCTCTTCACCACCCTCGATCTGACGAAGTTCACCATCTATGTCCAGGACTACGGCGCTCCCGTCGGCTATCGCATCGCCGCCGCCCACCCTGAGGCCATCACCGGCATCATCGTCCAGAACGGCAACGCCTACGCCGAAGGCATCGGCGCCGGCTTCGATCCCCTCAAGACCCTCTGGGCCAACCGCACCCCCGAGAACGAGGCCGCAACACGCACCGCCATGCTCTCCTTCGAGACCACACGCTTCCAGTACACTCACGGCACGAAGAACCCCGCCGCCATCAGTCCCGACAGCTACACCCTCGACCAGTACTTCCTCGACCGCCCCGGCAACGCGGAGATCCAGATCGACCTCGCCTACGACTACCAGAACAACCTCAAGCACTACCCCACCTGGCAGGCGTTCTTTCGCAACTACCAGCCGCCCACCCTCATCGTCTGGGGCCAGAACGATCCGTTCTTCACGGTCGAGGGCGCAAAGGCCTACCTCCGCGACATACCCAAAGCCGAACTTAATCTGATCGACACCGGCCACTTCGCTCTCGAAGAGGAGAGCCACTTCATCGCCGAGAAGATCCGCACCTTCTTCGCCGCCTGA
- a CDS encoding rhamnogalacturonidase, giving the protein MSPFDSARRDLLRLSSLGLAAALPPVAHAAARQNAPHAAARQNAPHAATDLASLFDIRTYGAVGDGKALDTNAINAAIAAAAASGGGTVYLPAGTWLTFSIRLQSNVELYLAQGCTLVAADSPLPGETTGHHGGTYDAAEPKTSYDAYQDYGHNHWHNSLIWGEDLHDIAITGPGLIHGKGLSNGRDWVVEVVPFKAEQAGVGNKTIALKNCHNVIFRDFSILKGGHFGLLLTGVDNVSIDNLKIDTDRDGMDIDCCKNVRVSNCTVNSPWDDAICPKSSFALGYARATENVTITNCYVTGCYEIGSVLDGTFKKFPDGVQKYRTGRIKCGTESNGGFKNITISNCVFEGCQGLALESEDGALCEDITISNITMRDNVSAPLFFRLGSRLRGPKESTQVGALRRISVNNLVSSNGGTNICSILSGIPSHSLEDIHLSNIFIEHKGGAPVEAAAIRPPEKDTAYPDPEMFGPMPAQGFFLRHIMNLEMSHIEVRPQQPDFRPSFYLDEVTRADMFAITAPNSSKLHAFHLNKVADLRIAFSRATRDTQISTAESQSI; this is encoded by the coding sequence ATGTCCCCTTTTGACTCTGCCCGCCGCGATCTCCTCCGTCTCAGCTCCCTCGGCCTCGCCGCTGCGCTCCCTCCGGTAGCCCACGCCGCCGCCCGCCAGAACGCTCCCCACGCCGCCGCCCGCCAGAACGCTCCCCACGCCGCCACCGACCTCGCCAGCCTCTTCGACATCCGCACCTACGGCGCAGTAGGCGATGGCAAGGCCCTCGACACCAATGCCATCAACGCCGCCATCGCCGCCGCGGCCGCCAGCGGCGGAGGAACCGTCTACCTCCCGGCAGGCACCTGGCTCACCTTCTCCATCCGCCTTCAGAGCAACGTCGAGCTTTACCTCGCCCAGGGCTGCACTCTCGTCGCTGCCGACTCACCTCTCCCCGGCGAGACCACCGGCCACCACGGCGGTACCTACGACGCGGCCGAGCCCAAAACCTCCTACGACGCCTATCAGGACTACGGCCATAATCACTGGCACAACTCCCTCATCTGGGGCGAAGACCTCCACGACATCGCCATCACCGGCCCCGGCCTCATCCACGGCAAAGGACTCTCGAACGGCCGAGACTGGGTCGTCGAAGTTGTTCCCTTCAAAGCCGAGCAAGCCGGCGTAGGCAACAAGACCATCGCCCTCAAAAACTGCCACAACGTCATCTTCCGCGACTTCTCCATCCTTAAAGGCGGCCACTTCGGCCTGCTCCTCACCGGCGTCGACAACGTCTCCATCGACAACCTCAAGATCGACACCGACCGCGACGGCATGGACATCGACTGCTGCAAGAACGTCCGCGTCTCCAACTGCACCGTCAACTCCCCCTGGGACGACGCCATCTGCCCCAAGAGCAGCTTCGCCCTTGGCTACGCCCGCGCGACCGAGAACGTCACCATCACCAACTGCTACGTCACCGGCTGCTACGAGATCGGCTCCGTCCTCGACGGTACCTTCAAGAAGTTCCCCGACGGCGTCCAGAAATACCGCACCGGCCGCATCAAGTGCGGCACCGAATCGAACGGCGGCTTCAAGAACATCACCATCTCCAACTGCGTCTTCGAAGGCTGCCAGGGTCTCGCCCTCGAGAGCGAAGATGGCGCTCTCTGCGAAGACATCACCATCTCCAACATCACCATGCGCGATAACGTCTCCGCGCCGCTCTTCTTCCGCTTAGGCTCCCGTCTCCGCGGCCCCAAAGAGTCCACGCAGGTCGGAGCCCTTCGCCGCATCAGCGTGAACAACCTCGTCAGCTCCAACGGTGGAACCAATATCTGCTCCATCCTCTCCGGAATCCCCAGCCACTCGCTCGAAGACATCCACCTCTCGAACATCTTCATCGAGCACAAGGGCGGCGCTCCCGTCGAAGCCGCCGCCATCCGTCCGCCCGAAAAAGACACTGCCTACCCCGACCCCGAGATGTTCGGCCCCATGCCCGCGCAGGGATTCTTCTTGCGACACATCATGAACCTCGAGATGTCGCACATCGAAGTCCGCCCTCAGCAGCCCGACTTCCGACCCTCCTTCTACCTTGACGAAGTCACGCGCGCCGACATGTTCGCCATCACCGCCCCCAACTCATCCAAGCTCCACGCTTTCCATCTCAACAAGGTCGCCGATCTTCGCATCGCCTTTAGCCGCGCCACCCGCGACACCCAAATCTCCACCGCCGAAAGCCAATCCATCTAA
- a CDS encoding efflux transporter outer membrane subunit, whose protein sequence is MLSGCMVGPKYVKPTTPLAPDYKEMRTNGVYKEGNWQSAQPADTALKGDWWTIFNDPQLNDLERQVTANNQSLKAAAARLVEARSQIRYNHSFLFPTIGVAPSVAGERESNARPYFTAPANNNGTADLQLPFDLNYEVDLWGRVRRTVNVSKEEAQATAADLQTAQLSLQAELAVDYFEARANDADEKLLLDTVQTYEEAYRITNNRFQGGVSGESDVDQAKTQLESARVQASDVNIQRAQFEHAIAVLIGKPPAAFTLAESPLDTRPPAIPVGLPSELLERRPDIAAAERRVNEANERIGIARAAYFPTLNLSAFGGFESTALSTLVNGSNYIWGVGPTLSQTLFDAGRRGAVSQQALAAYDEQTANYRQATLTAFQQVEDNLAVLHTLTLEAQQQHNSTIAAQAAVKIFNNRYVGGIDTYLQVVTAQTTALQNERNEIAIQRRQMDASVLLIKALGGGWSTAQLPKY, encoded by the coding sequence ATGCTCTCCGGCTGCATGGTAGGCCCGAAGTACGTAAAGCCCACGACACCCCTGGCCCCCGACTACAAGGAGATGAGGACCAACGGCGTCTACAAGGAAGGGAACTGGCAGTCCGCGCAGCCCGCCGACACCGCCCTCAAAGGCGACTGGTGGACGATCTTCAACGATCCTCAACTCAACGACCTCGAACGGCAGGTCACCGCCAACAATCAGTCCCTCAAGGCCGCCGCCGCCCGCCTCGTCGAGGCCCGCTCGCAGATTCGCTACAACCACTCTTTCCTCTTCCCGACCATCGGCGTAGCCCCATCCGTCGCCGGCGAGCGCGAATCGAACGCCCGCCCCTACTTCACCGCACCCGCCAACAACAACGGCACCGCCGACCTCCAGCTCCCCTTCGACCTGAACTACGAGGTCGACCTCTGGGGCCGCGTCCGCCGGACGGTAAACGTCTCCAAAGAAGAAGCCCAGGCCACCGCCGCCGACCTTCAGACCGCCCAGCTCAGCCTCCAGGCCGAACTCGCCGTCGACTACTTCGAGGCCCGCGCCAACGATGCCGACGAGAAGCTCCTCCTCGACACCGTCCAGACCTACGAAGAGGCCTACCGCATCACGAACAACCGTTTCCAGGGGGGCGTCTCCGGCGAGTCCGACGTCGACCAGGCCAAGACCCAGCTCGAAAGCGCCCGTGTCCAGGCCAGCGACGTCAACATCCAGCGCGCCCAGTTCGAGCACGCCATCGCCGTGCTCATTGGCAAGCCGCCGGCAGCCTTCACCCTCGCCGAATCCCCGCTCGATACCCGCCCGCCCGCCATCCCCGTCGGCCTGCCGTCCGAGCTCCTCGAGCGCCGCCCCGACATCGCCGCCGCCGAGCGCCGCGTCAACGAAGCCAACGAACGCATCGGCATCGCCCGCGCCGCCTACTTCCCGACCCTGAACCTCTCCGCCTTCGGAGGCTTCGAGAGCACCGCTCTCTCGACCCTGGTCAACGGCTCAAACTACATCTGGGGCGTAGGCCCAACGCTCTCGCAGACCCTCTTCGACGCCGGCCGCCGAGGTGCCGTCTCGCAGCAGGCCCTCGCCGCCTACGACGAGCAGACCGCCAACTACCGTCAGGCCACCCTTACCGCCTTCCAGCAGGTAGAGGACAACCTCGCCGTCCTGCACACCCTTACCCTCGAAGCCCAGCAGCAGCACAACTCCACCATCGCTGCCCAGGCCGCTGTAAAGATCTTCAACAACCGCTACGTAGGCGGCATCGACACCTACCTGCAAGTAGTCACCGCGCAAACCACCGCGCTGCAGAACGAACGCAACGAGATCGCCATCCAGCGCCGCCAGATGGACGCCAGCGTCCTTCTCATCAAAGCCCTCGGCGGAGGATGGTCCACCGCTCAACTACCCAAGTACTGA
- a CDS encoding FmdE family protein, whose product MQSFEDLLTAAEIAHGHLCAGQILGVRMAMLGCERLGIDDPRGLDRKRLVTFVEIDRCATDAIAVVTGCRLGKRALKFRDWGKMAATFIDLKPSDGTDQKATRIAALESSKQRARELYPDITDKNQQQMRAYREMEVEDLFSVQWVHVPLHPREMPGYKSQRIACSVCGEGINYDREVLVETEILCQGCAHPESRYYQPIP is encoded by the coding sequence ATGCAGTCCTTCGAAGACCTCCTAACCGCAGCCGAGATCGCCCACGGCCACCTATGCGCCGGCCAGATCCTCGGCGTCCGCATGGCCATGCTCGGCTGCGAACGTCTCGGCATCGACGATCCCCGCGGTCTCGACCGCAAGCGCCTCGTCACCTTCGTAGAGATCGATCGATGTGCCACCGACGCTATCGCTGTCGTCACCGGCTGCCGCCTCGGCAAGCGCGCCCTGAAGTTCCGCGACTGGGGCAAGATGGCCGCCACCTTCATCGACCTCAAGCCCTCCGACGGCACTGATCAGAAAGCCACCCGCATCGCCGCCCTCGAGTCCTCCAAGCAACGTGCCCGCGAACTCTACCCTGACATCACCGACAAGAACCAGCAGCAGATGCGCGCCTACCGCGAGATGGAGGTCGAAGATCTGTTTTCAGTCCAGTGGGTCCACGTTCCTCTCCACCCCCGCGAGATGCCCGGCTACAAATCGCAACGCATCGCCTGCTCGGTCTGCGGCGAAGGCATTAACTACGACCGCGAGGTCCTCGTCGAAACCGAGATCCTCTGCCAGGGCTGCGCCCATCCCGAATCCCGCTACTACCAACCCATTCCATAA
- a CDS encoding M20/M25/M40 family metallo-hydrolase: MHLLRRSSVALLAVSSFGIAVAQKPLSETYKPAADKLIAASLADTEGYANLTYLCDHIGKRISGSEPLLRAIAWSADLMKKEGLENVTTQKVMVPKWVRGKESGAIISPVTKPLHMLGLGMSVGTVPGGITAEVVVVSNFDELKKLGEAGVKGKIVVYNAPYEGYGRTVMYRVAGASEAAKLGAVAMLVRSITPLAMQTPHTGTLVYDEKVAKIPAAAISLEDAMMLARLSTEGVPVKVHLDMEAHMEPDQEAANVFGEIVGSEKPEEIVALGGHIDSWDVGQGAQDDGSGIMATLEAVNLIKKSGLRPKRTIRIVFWVNEENGDRGGEAYAKALSGKTGTHVAAIEMDGGAEKPVGFGYGSPGRRRATPNAPQTGPELSEAEMHSLELLKDIGTLLKPVEADTIRPGGGGSDIEPLMMAGVPGLGELTTAAHYFDWHHTEADTLDKVDPVEFRKNIASLAVMTYVLADMPEKLAGHKGPGTED, from the coding sequence ATGCATCTTTTGCGTCGTTCGTCCGTTGCGCTGCTTGCAGTTTCGTCGTTTGGCATTGCGGTGGCTCAGAAGCCGCTCTCGGAGACTTATAAGCCGGCAGCGGACAAGCTGATCGCCGCTTCGCTGGCGGACACGGAGGGGTATGCGAACCTGACGTATCTTTGCGACCACATCGGCAAGCGGATCAGTGGCAGCGAACCGCTGCTGCGGGCGATTGCGTGGAGCGCGGACCTGATGAAGAAAGAGGGTCTCGAGAATGTGACGACGCAGAAGGTGATGGTTCCGAAGTGGGTGCGCGGGAAGGAGTCGGGCGCGATCATCTCGCCGGTGACCAAGCCGCTGCACATGCTAGGGCTGGGGATGAGCGTGGGGACGGTGCCGGGAGGGATTACGGCGGAGGTCGTGGTGGTATCGAACTTCGACGAGCTGAAGAAGCTGGGAGAGGCAGGAGTGAAAGGGAAGATCGTCGTCTATAACGCGCCGTATGAGGGATATGGACGGACGGTGATGTATCGCGTGGCTGGAGCTTCCGAGGCGGCGAAGCTGGGGGCGGTCGCTATGCTGGTGCGGTCGATTACACCACTGGCGATGCAGACTCCGCACACCGGTACGCTTGTGTATGACGAGAAGGTAGCGAAGATTCCGGCGGCGGCGATCTCGCTTGAAGATGCCATGATGCTGGCTCGGCTTTCGACGGAGGGTGTGCCGGTGAAGGTGCACCTCGACATGGAAGCGCACATGGAGCCGGATCAGGAAGCGGCAAATGTCTTCGGGGAGATTGTCGGGTCGGAGAAGCCGGAGGAGATTGTGGCTCTGGGCGGGCACATCGACTCGTGGGACGTGGGCCAGGGGGCGCAGGACGATGGCTCGGGGATCATGGCGACGCTCGAGGCTGTAAACCTGATCAAGAAGTCCGGCCTGAGGCCGAAGCGGACGATCCGCATTGTCTTCTGGGTGAATGAGGAGAATGGCGACCGCGGCGGCGAGGCGTATGCGAAGGCTCTGAGCGGCAAGACGGGGACGCATGTGGCTGCGATTGAGATGGATGGCGGAGCGGAGAAGCCGGTGGGCTTCGGTTACGGTTCGCCGGGGAGGAGACGGGCTACGCCGAATGCTCCGCAGACGGGGCCGGAGTTGAGCGAGGCGGAGATGCACTCGCTGGAGCTGCTGAAGGACATTGGGACCCTGCTGAAGCCGGTGGAGGCGGATACGATTCGGCCGGGCGGCGGCGGGTCGGACATCGAGCCGCTGATGATGGCGGGAGTTCCGGGGCTGGGCGAGCTGACGACGGCGGCACACTACTTCGACTGGCACCACACCGAGGCGGACACGCTGGACAAGGTCGATCCGGTGGAGTTTCGGAAGAATATCGCGTCGCTGGCGGTGATGACGTATGTGCTGGCGGATATGCCGGAGAAGCTGGCCGGGCATAAGGGGCCGGGAACGGAGGACTGA
- a CDS encoding CGNR zinc finger domain-containing protein, whose amino-acid sequence MERLDGDWIGGYLFVGNRLALDFLNTRLVDGDQDVEKLPDWAAFSRWCVAAGIGPADEGRTGEGRIGEIRGFRERLREAVTSLENGKAPAGEFLAEVNSLLSRYPARVVLDAGADGVAKRTNYEGFWGAMAAAVAELLTSTELHRLRKCEHCIVHFYDVSKKGSRRWCSMGMCGNRVKVAAYQKRRREEG is encoded by the coding sequence ATGGAACGGCTCGATGGGGATTGGATTGGCGGGTACCTGTTTGTCGGGAACCGGCTGGCTTTGGATTTTTTGAATACGAGGCTGGTGGATGGGGACCAAGACGTGGAGAAGCTGCCGGATTGGGCGGCGTTTTCACGGTGGTGTGTGGCGGCGGGGATTGGGCCGGCGGATGAGGGGAGAACCGGGGAGGGGCGAATCGGAGAGATTCGTGGGTTTCGGGAGCGGCTGCGGGAGGCGGTGACTTCACTGGAGAACGGGAAGGCTCCGGCGGGGGAGTTTCTGGCAGAGGTCAATTCCCTGCTCTCACGGTATCCGGCGCGGGTAGTGCTGGATGCGGGGGCGGATGGAGTGGCGAAGAGGACGAATTATGAAGGTTTTTGGGGAGCGATGGCGGCGGCTGTCGCGGAGTTGCTGACATCGACGGAGTTGCACCGGCTGAGGAAGTGCGAGCACTGCATCGTCCACTTCTACGATGTGAGCAAGAAGGGGTCGCGGCGGTGGTGCAGCATGGGGATGTGCGGAAACCGGGTGAAGGTCGCGGCTTATCAGAAGAGGCGGCGAGAGGAGGGGTGA